GGCGCCCCATAGGCTCACCGGCCTCATGCCCATCCACTGGCCTTCCGAGCGCATCCTCGTCACCGGCGGCAACGGCTTCCTGGGCTCCTTCGTGGTGGAGGAGCTGCGGCGCCGCGGCGCCCGCGAGCTCTTCTGCCCCCGCTCCAGCGACTACGACCTGGTGGACATGGCGGCGGTGCGCGCCGTGTACCGCGACACCCAGCCCACCCTGGTGCTGCACCTGGCGGCGCGGGTGGGCGGCATCGGCGCCAACCGGGACAACCCGGGCAAGTTCTTCTACGACAACCTGATGATGGGGGTGCAGCTCATCGAGGTGGGGCGGCAGGTGGGCCTGAAGAAGCTGGTGGCGCTGGGCACCATCTGCGCCTACCCCAAGTTCTGCCCGGTGCCCTTCAAGGAGGCCGACCTCTGGAACGGCTACCCGGAGGAGACCAACGCCCCCTACGGCATCGCCAAGAAGGCGCTGCTGGTGCAGAGCGAGGCCTACCGGCAGCAGTACGGCATGAACTCGGTGGTGCTCTTCCCGGTGAACCTGTACGGCCCGCGCGACAACTTCGACCTGCACACCTCGCACGTGGTGCCGGCGCTGATCCGCAAGTGCCTGGAGGCGCGCGACCGCGGCGACGCCCAGGTGGTGGTGTGGGGCAGCGGGGCCGCCTCGCGCGAGTTCCTGCACGCCCGCGACGCCGCGGCCGGCATCTGCGACGCCGCCGAGCGGTACGACAAGAGCGAGGCGGTGAACCTGGGGGCGGGCTTCGAGATCACCATCCGCGACCTGGTGCCGCTGGTGGCACGTCTGTGCCGCTTCGAGGGTCAGGTGGTCTGGGACGCCACCAAGCCCGACGGGCAGCCGCGTCGCATGCTGGACACCTCCAGGGCG
The genomic region above belongs to Anaeromyxobacter sp. and contains:
- a CDS encoding GDP-L-fucose synthase, with product MPIHWPSERILVTGGNGFLGSFVVEELRRRGARELFCPRSSDYDLVDMAAVRAVYRDTQPTLVLHLAARVGGIGANRDNPGKFFYDNLMMGVQLIEVGRQVGLKKLVALGTICAYPKFCPVPFKEADLWNGYPEETNAPYGIAKKALLVQSEAYRQQYGMNSVVLFPVNLYGPRDNFDLHTSHVVPALIRKCLEARDRGDAQVVVWGSGAASREFLHARDAAAGICDAAERYDKSEAVNLGAGFEITIRDLVPLVARLCRFEGQVVWDATKPDGQPRRMLDTSRALAEFGWQARIGFEEGLRETVEWYEAEGRKAT